In Bacillus rossius redtenbacheri isolate Brsri chromosome 15, Brsri_v3, whole genome shotgun sequence, one genomic interval encodes:
- the LOC134539249 gene encoding speckle targeted PIP5K1A-regulated poly(A) polymerase-like isoform X2: protein MVMQRKAANKTVHEESLATDSMAEKANSCAKRSCESSPVKDDNETNVKHLEGTERPDMVLQPDAANRTADEQSSVTDGIADKTTRRAAAFICEICHVNVAGEFNLKQHLEGKKHAAMVRKLNAGNINLEFHSFLTGPGDTTADSPPDEESSCHQDCLAECDPSIEDFDSQVIQFMVRFEIPEHVRHATCAKLCRDIDECLRGTYPRGRAVPFGSVVTGLANLQSDIDVYFTADYHKTSSMAYVTSIDRKTEQKMVRNVRRILGGLFPAYQCVITIPAAKVALVKFFHRQTQVNCDLSFKNGIGAFNSSLVKFYLSFDSRIQPLVMVLKHWGRLYELTGTGHITNYALVWLVLYYLQQLDEPIAPPVAALQRWNDRRRFVDGWDCSFSSSVQWQTTNVSAVRELLAGFFRLYARFDRELLVICPLLGRALPKNVFCHAESLPPEMDALKQKMTGGSTQGLKVTSKFCVQDPFVLEHNVTSSVSKKLMARFQSLCSAAEKICVSSEQRLQNLFEDCLIVEQTIEQNLIGIEIFSCQKFAENLTDVCWNISVEDLKNVWYSTVYSSVVDVFENVLKCKVCDVSQDDEGSEAKVRKLDSQCDVSSSANKSENDFRRTRILKCSAYFCIWDVYKVATRDFFQPKAESSGANCMAKMSSIEKQKAITNFTMENFNQYFGKPQPDEANPVLSFTCQILPKQNPIHVLLNFTCDNRDKCGFVSLVVFLKKNLPKWIQEC, encoded by the exons ACAGCATGGCTGAGAAGGCTAACAGCTGTGCTAAAAGGAGCTGTGAATCAAGTCCAGTTAAAGATGATAATGAAACTAATGTAAAACATCTGGAAGGAACTGAACGTCCCGATATGGTCCTGCAACCTGATGCTGCAAACAGAACAGCAGATGAACAGAGTTCAGTGACAG ATGGCATAGCTGACAAAACTACCAGGCGTGCAGCAGCATTTATATGTGAAATATGCCACGTTAATGTTGCCGGTGAATTTAACTTGAAACAACATCTGGAAGGAAAGAAGCATGCTGCTATGGTCAGGAAACTAAATGCTGGAAACATTAACTTAGAATTTCATAGTTTTTTGACAG GACCAGGTGATACAACTGCAGACAGTCCACCCGATGAAGAAAGTTCATGTCACCAAGACTGCCTCGCGGAGTGCGACCCCAGCATTGAAGATTTCGACTCCCAGGTGATCCAGTTCATGGTCAGGTTCGAGATCCCGGAACACGTGAGGCACGCTACCTGCGCGAAGCTGTGCCGGGACATCGACGAGTGTCTGCGGGGCACGTACCCGAGGGGCAGGGCTGTCCCGTTTGGCTCGGTCGTCACTGGCTTGGCCAACCTGCAGAGTGACATTGACGTGTATTTCACTGCAG ACTATCATAAAACAAGCAGTATGGCGTACGTAACCAGCATTGACAGAAAAACTGAACAGAAGATGGTTAGAAATGTCAGAAGAATTTTGGGAGGCTTATTCCCAGCATATCAGTGCGTGATCACGATACCAGCAGCGAAAGTGGCTTTGGTGAAGTTTTTCCACAGGCAGACCCAAGTGAACTGTGACCTGTCGTTCAAGAACGGGATCGGCGCGTTCAACAGCAGCCTGGTGAAGTTCTACCTGTCGTTTGACTCGAGGATCCAGCCCCTCGTCATGGTGTTGAAGCACTGGGGCCGGCTGTACGAGCTGACCGGGACGGGCCACATAACCAACTACGCCCTCGTGTGGCTTGTGCTGTACTACTTGCAGCAGCTCGACGAGCCCATCGCACCCCCGGTCGCTGCCCTCCAGCGGTGGAACGACCGCAGGCGCTTCGTAGACGGCTGGGACTGCAGCTTCAGCAGCAGCGTGCAGTGGCAAACCACCAACGTCTCTGCGGTCCGGGAGCTGCTGGCCGGTTTCTTCCGGCTGTACGCCCGTTTCGACCGGGAACTCCTTGTGATCTGCCCCCTTCTGGGCCGTGCGTTGCCCAAGAACGTGTTCTGCCACGCCGAGAGTTTGCCTCCGGAGATGGACGCTTTGAAGCAGAAGATGACGGGCGGCAGTACCCAAGGACTGAAAGTAACGTCCAAGTTCTGTGTTCAAGATCCGTTCGTGCTGGAACACAACGTCACGAGCTCGGTGAGCAAGAAGCTCATGGCGAGATTCCAGTCGCTGTGTTCTGCTGCGGAAAAAATTTGTGTATCATCGGAGCAGCGGTTGCAAAATTTGTTTGAAGACTGCTTGATAGTGGAGCAGACTATCGAACAAAATTTGATCGGGATTGAAATATTCAGTTGTCAGAAGTTTGCCGAAAATTTGACCGATGTCTGTTGGAACATCtctgttgaagatttgaaaaatgTGTGGTACAGTACTGTGTATAGTAGTGTCGTCGACGTATTTGAAAATGTTCTGAAGTGTAAGGTGTGTGACGTAAGTCAAGATGACGAGGGTTCAGAGGCTAAAGTTCGGAAACTTGACTCACAATGCGATGTTTCAAGTAGTGCAAACAAGAGTGAGAATGATTTCAGGAGGACAAGGATTCTTAAGTGCagtgcatatttttgtatttGGGATGTATACAAAGTTGCCACCAGAGACTTCTTCCAGCCAAAGGCAGAATCCAGTGGAGCAAACTGTATGGCAAAGATGTCTTCAATTGAGAAGCAGAAGGCTATCACcaattttacaatggaaaacTTCAACCAATATTTTGGCAAACCACAACCTGATGAGGCAAATCCAGTTTTGTCGTTCACGTGCCAGATTCTCCCCAAACAAAATCCGATCCATGTTTTGTTGAACTTTACATGTGACAATAGAGATAAGTGTGGTTTTGTTTCCCTTGTGGTTTTCTTGAAAAAGAATTTACCAAAATGGATTCAGGAATGTTaa